CCACCGGACGCTCGTAGGTGAGGCCGAAAGTGCTTTCCAGCAGGCCTTTCGCGCCCAGCGCCAGCCCGAGCTGGAACCGCCCGTGCGTGGCGGCCTGCACGGTCTGGGCCTGGCTGGAGATCAGCAGCGGGTGCCGTCCGAAGATCGGGATCGCCGACGTGCCGACGGACAACTCCGGTACCTCGCGCCCGACGACGGTCGCCAGCGCGGCCGCGTCGTAGTCGAACCGCTGCCCGAACCACACCGACTTCAGCCCGTCGGCCGCCACCTGCTTCGCCTGCGCCACGATCGCGTCGACGTAGTTGGTCGCCGTCGCGGTGGCCAGCGCCACTCCGATGCTCATGATCACCGGCAACGGCGGCCGGGTGGCGCCGATTCCCGCGTCCCAGGTCGTGGGAGCCCTCGCGGCGGGCGGGGCACTCCCGTCACCGTGATGACCATGTCGCTCACCGATGTCATCGAGGGAACCCGCCAGGCCGTCTCGGCCGATCCCGCCAACGCCGCCGTCTCGTTCACCGTCGACCACCAGCTGGTCACCGGAACCCAGGTCGACGTGAAGGTGCGGGACCACGCCTTCCGCGTCGACGAACCCGCGCCGCTGGGCGGCACGGACACCGCCGCCAACCCGGTCGAGTACGCGCTGGCCGCGCTCGGCTCGTGCCAGGTGATCACGTACCAGTTCTGGGCCGCCAAGCTGGGCGTGCCGCTGACCTCGGTGAAGGTCACCGTCGAGGGCGATCTCGACCTGCACGGCTTCTTCGGCTTCAACGAGACCCGCCCCG
The window above is part of the Amycolatopsis thermoflava N1165 genome. Proteins encoded here:
- a CDS encoding OsmC family protein, translating into MSLTDVIEGTRQAVSADPANAAVSFTVDHQLVTGTQVDVKVRDHAFRVDEPAPLGGTDTAANPVEYALAALGSCQVITYQFWAAKLGVPLTSVKVTVEGDLDLHGFFGFNETRPGFTDVRVTVDLDGPATREAYEDLKRQVDEHCPVLDLFRNPTPTKTALA